The DNA segment GCTTGGATGCCCTCTGCAGCCCGCAAACACTGCGGATCATGCAGCGGGTGTCTGGAGAAACGCGCGGTGGACACAGCAGGAGATCCACGCTGCGAGGCGACCCGGACCGTCCCAAACCGGTCCATTTACAAGGAAGTGGGGAAAACAGGATGTGAGGTCACTAAAGGACACCGCTTTTGGGCCGAATTTCTGCAAGTTGCAACGAATCGTGTGCAAGACTGACTCGCGTGAGAGTGCAGTATTCAGACTCGTTATTCGTGGCTTGATATTGGGGCACGTTTGGCTGTGAGGGTGGTGTTGTTTCAGGACAGAGGACGAGAAGAAGCTGAAGTTTCACCAAGTTAACCTTTTATGTCTTTATTacagatgttaaaaataaaacacacaaaaaacttgGTTTGGTTTCATCATCTTATCAAATCGTAATAAACATTTTTACGTGACATGGCAGAGTGACAACAAGGCGGGCTTCTTTCATgagtttttatatatttataagaCGAACGGTTTAAAGTGCAAAATATGACAACTGAATTTAAAGCTGTCAGATGCACGAGTATTGACAATTTTACACATAGGCTTCACATTAAATCAAGAGAAAAGAAGTCATATATGCAAAGTTCAGCATCCTGCGATCCACCTCTGCATCCTTTTCCTGAAACAAACATATACATAAACTTAGTTTTCATTTGATCTGAATCAAAGCTAAATAGCCAATTAAAATTGAGGTCAAAGCACAAAATGGTAAAAAAAGTAAACTCCAAATTAAATCCTTATCTGGACAGGTTTCAGTTTAATGATAGCTGAATAACTTTTTAGAGCTTTAGTCTGTTGTCTTGAATATATCTACATATGATTCTGCAGATTTGTAGTCTGGCACATGTTGTGCAATGCCATTTTTCGCTGTGCCACAGCAGTCTGTCCCAGCACCAAGCAAAGTGCAACCTGGGCACAGCTCAGTCATGTAGCTTGTTGCAGGTCAGCAATGTGTGTAAACAGCTTAAATTTGTTAGTGTTACTCCAAAAAGCTCTGCAGATCTACTAAAGCTTTGCCTGCTTTGCTCTGTCCTTCCCTCAGAATGCTGAACCCAGCAGCAAGCACAGCGCTTGTTAAAGCCTGTAAAAGTCATCAGATCATCAGAAGGACGCACAGAATGATCGTCTGAAACAAAGTCGGTTCATAGTGAGCACCAAGTGCAAAATGATGTCATTTTGAGTTTTATGGGAACAACATGTTTTAAAAGAGTTGGAACAGGGCAACAAGAGGCTAAAAGATTAAGcggtactaaaaagaaacacctggaggaacaatttaaaatgaattgtGTTAATCAGCagcaggtcagtaacatgactgCATTTAAAAAGAGTATCTTAGAGAGGCAGAAGTTCTCAGAAGTAAAGACGGGCAGAGGTTCACCATTCTGAAATTCTCTGTTCTTTAAATATCTCATCAATACATAATAGCTTGAAAataatctggagaaatctctgtgtgtgCAAACTATAATACACCATCTGTGGATGGACCTCAGGCGGCACTACTGTCGTCTTCTCTGAGCTGAACCTCAGCTCTGtttggaaaatatgaaaacTGTACTCCAGACTAAAGTGGAGAGGAACCATCCAACTTAGTTCAAAAGCCTGAatctctgatggtatggggGTGCATTAGTGCCTATGGAACTGCCAGATTGCACATCAGGAACGGCATCATCAATGCTGAGAGCTATATACAGGTATTAGAGCAACATGTGCTCCAATCCAGAAGACGTGTTTTTCAGGTAAAGTCTTGCATACTTAAGCAAGATGATGTTAAAGCACATGCTGCATCTATTACAGCAGCACAGCTCCATAGTAGCGATCTGAACTGGCCTGTTGAGCAGCTACAATCACTGAGACAACAACAGGACGACATTCTTCTCCCAAATTTAGCAGCtagtctcctcagttcccagatgCTTAAAGAAGACGGGATgctacacagtggtaaacaCGAGCATGTCATGTTGCTGCGGTCAAACtcaaaatgatttttctttcttaaaatgataaagtttaaatatttgacatgttttctatgttctttttctatgttgttgtgattctgcaatatatacaaataaaactgaactgaattgttCTACTCTGAATAAAATATAGATTTAAGAGATTTGAAAAtcattggattttatttttttgcttacattttacacagtgacCCAACTTTTTTGTTATTCTTTACATAATTTTCATGTCGGTGTAGAAAATCTAACCCAAAGTGAAGATAGCATCATCAAGTTGTATTCACTAACAAACAAGAAGAAATCTCTGCGGACTACAGTGGATTTAATTCAAGGTTTGAgcaaagaagcaaaacaaaaacaaaacaatgaagtAAAAGACAGTAAAGCGCTTCAGTGAAGCTAAAGGGGACTTCATCCCTCTGTGTGTAACCACACAGTCTACACTATAGTCTCTGCTGACCTCTCCGTAATGAGCATTTTATAAGGCAGTAGGTTAAGTCTTTCCTCCTGTCCTCGCTCTTCCACCTGTCAACTTTCCTCCTTCTTTGCCAGCTTACAGACCTGCAGACTTTCCATCGGGATCCCCCTCCAAGCGTCCTTAGGCTCGCCGACTTTTTTTACCCTTGGGATATGCGTAAGCGATAGTCACTTTGCAGCCATCTATCTCGCAGTCCTCCATGGCCTCTTTGGCAGCTTTGCAACTTTCATCACTGCCAAAGTTCACAAAGCCGAACCTGAcgaaaatgaaatgtaaaatgcATCTAAgtgagaatcgtgatctcagtTTAAGCAGTTAACGCAGTAAAGAGACAGCTTCACACTACAGACCTCTTTGAAACGTCTTTCTTATTTACAGTGACTCTTGCGTTGACGGCTCCTTCAAAGACACTTTTGAGCGTCTCTGGACTTGTCTTCTCAGCGAGGCCCATGACGATCAGTGTTTTTGACAGGACTAGAAAAGAAACATTGAATAATTTAACGCTGCAGTTTTACTCAAACTGACATCACAAAAACCACACTGCTGTAATCAAGCAGCCAATCTAATAACATCTAGATAATGAGATGATACCCTTCGTTTTCTCTGGCTTTTCACACGATTCTTCTGTGTCTTCTTTTTTGCCGGCCTCAATATTTTGGGATGACTGCAAGGCCTTTTTATCTGTAAGGAGGTCAGAACATGTCTACATTAGTCCacattaaatttactaaaaaagAACATTCCAACAGCTTCTCTGAATTCAtttaccttttttccttttgttttccacATCAGCTTTAGTGACTCTACATACACTTTTTTCTCCTACACGGTTCAAAATCAAAACCCTCTTTTGGATCGTCACTCCTTGTTTTTGCTTCTGTACCTTCTTAGCGATGCCTGTGTTTTTGAACTCCAAAAAGGCAATTCTGTTGAAAAATATAGACACTTCACTTAGAACTTGTtacaaacaatttttaaaaatgcacatattatattaactttaAGTTTAATATCTTTAATATTATCTCTTTGAACTCTCGTAGAATAGCTTTGCCTGATTCCCTTTTTAAAACACCCTTAATTATCTTATACTAAGCCTTAGTGCATTCACTAACAGCCTTTACGCTAACCTGTTTCTGATTGGCTCTTCGTCATAAACAAAAGGATTAAATGGTGGGTAGGTGGGTGGGGCTTTTGCCATAGCCATTGCAAGAGGACCATATAAGGATATCCCCTCTCACACTACAGTAGCATCATCATACTAGGAGTTTAAAGCAGATTCAAGCTTCAGCTTTTagctcacagggattacttgtACACACAATGACCTCAACAGTAGAAACTCAGCTTTAATATAAATTTCCACCATTCTAACATGAAAGCATAATAGGTGCCCCTTTCAAAGCATAAACAAGTAATGAATGACTTCCTCATCTGACAGGTTAACTTCCTGTTCAAAACTCTCACCCTTTGGTTGGGCCTTCAGTTCCACCAGGAAACCGGATGGCGATGGCCTTGTGGAAGATCTTCAGAATGTCTTCCTTCGTTGCGTTGTAAGGCAAGTTCtttacaaacaaacatctggcaTCTCTGGCTGCAAAAATACAGCAAAgttccactttttctttataTATCAAGCTTATATTACTATTTTGATCCTTACAATGTTTTATATTTCAGGATCATCACATCATAAATGTTACAGCATTAAGTTGATCATTACTTATAAAAGATTGACCCACTGGTTTGCGATTGGTTTGCTGCCAACCAGGATAGCCAATGAGCTTATCCTGGATAATCCTCCTTTCTGACATTTAGAATTTCCAAAATTTACAAGACTTAATATTTTATTCAATGTGACCTAAAACAAGTGACTGAGCCTTTAAACTCACTAAGAAAATGTTTACAGAGGTTCCTGCTAATGACCATTGCCCCACACATGCCTATAGGACTGGAAGGCTTCAGCAACTTCCACACTGGCTTTTTCACTACCAGAAGCCAGATCCATCTCTTATACTATGTGACAAATGCACGTGCTTAAAGTTTGATAATGAGTCCATGAATTTAATCAACACAGATTAAACAAATCTATTTGGTCATTTTTACCTTGCTTTTTTAGTTCAGGAGATTTCACCTTCACTTTTTCTGCACTTTTGATCTTTGCTTTGGCGATCTTCATTGGTTTATCGAGCAGCACCTCCCCATTTAATGTCAAGGCTTTATTCAGGTCCATTTCTGAGAGCAAACCTACAAATGCATGTTTCCTGTAACAGCAGAAAATCactttatgtattttatgtagcagcaaaaaaaaaaaaaaaaaagcatgaataaagaaaacataCTCACCTGAATCGGTCCAATCTGATGTCTTGGAACAGAAGACTTTGTGACATGAGATATTTTTCTAGTGACTCTTTCAGTTCTTCAGAATTTTTAGAGCTGTTGAGGTTACCAACGAAAAGACAAAATCCTAAAGAGGAATAAAGCAGCAAGATGTGTAAAGGCGTCCAGGATCACTGGATATCTTACAAGACGAGCAGTAATGAGTTCATACCTTCATTGATGAGCTTTGCTTTCTTTGATGGGGACTCCTCAATGACGGGGTCTGCCTTCCTTTTACCATTTACTGCAGGAGATAGAAAATGTGGTAACTGCCATCGTCCTGGGTTTTGGCCAAGGTTTTTTTCAGCTTATGGACTTTgtattcttgtttgtttatttatttttttattttttcatcttcTATTCCTTTAGTAATTTGAGTCCTGATTTTTGGATTTAGTCTACTTTTTTCTTTGATGGAATTTGTTAAGACTTTGTCATTTTCTTTGGACAACCCACCTCACTAATACAGCTGTGCTTTCTGTTTACTAAGTCTGTCTGCAGAGG comes from the Oreochromis aureus strain Israel breed Guangdong linkage group 18, ZZ_aureus, whole genome shotgun sequence genome and includes:
- the LOC116328067 gene encoding nucleolin-like isoform X1, giving the protein MAKTDATRRRKKQSKVVQEDTADTDPQTNTVIKVKGNAPTVTVSWKKKNEEGEDDDAQTLDASDQMTARKMTGCVNGKQKAVKNRPSKKSKVNNDGFRICVGNLNKTKTYQEVNESLEKYFMSQSLLFQDIQLDQSRKHAFVDLATEMDLTKALALNGEMLLDKPMKITKVKITSEDKAKVKARSLDKKVNGKRKADPVIEESPSKKAKLINEGFCLFVGNLNSSKNSEELKESLEKYLMSQSLLFQDIRLDRFRKHAFVGLLSEMDLNKALTLNGEVLLDKPMKIAKAKIKSAEKVKVKSPELKKQARDARCLFVKNLPYNATKEDILKIFHKAIAIRFPGGTEGPTKGIAFLEFKNTGIAKKVQKQKQGVTIQKRVLILNRVGEKSVCRVTKADVENKRKKDKKALQSSQNIEAGKKEDTEESCEKPEKTKVLSKTLIVMGLAEKTSPETLKSVFEGAVNARVTVNKKDVSKRFGFVNFGSDESCKAAKEAMEDCEIDGCKVTIAYAYPKGKKSRRA
- the LOC116328067 gene encoding nucleolin-like isoform X2, encoding MTARKMTGCVNGKQKAVKNRPSKKSKVNNDGFRICVGNLNKTKTYQEVNESLEKYFMSQSLLFQDIQLDQSRKHAFVDLATEMDLTKALALNGEMLLDKPMKITKVKITSEDKAKVKARSLDKKVNGKRKADPVIEESPSKKAKLINEGFCLFVGNLNSSKNSEELKESLEKYLMSQSLLFQDIRLDRFRKHAFVGLLSEMDLNKALTLNGEVLLDKPMKIAKAKIKSAEKVKVKSPELKKQARDARCLFVKNLPYNATKEDILKIFHKAIAIRFPGGTEGPTKGIAFLEFKNTGIAKKVQKQKQGVTIQKRVLILNRVGEKSVCRVTKADVENKRKKDKKALQSSQNIEAGKKEDTEESCEKPEKTKVLSKTLIVMGLAEKTSPETLKSVFEGAVNARVTVNKKDVSKRFGFVNFGSDESCKAAKEAMEDCEIDGCKVTIAYAYPKGKKSRRA